A single region of the Salvia splendens isolate huo1 chromosome 18, SspV2, whole genome shotgun sequence genome encodes:
- the LOC121777800 gene encoding peptidyl-prolyl cis-trans isomerase CYP40-like produces MVNPRCFLDISIGGELEGRMVVELYKDVVPKTAENFRALCTGERGLASVTGVPLHYKGSRFSRIIRGFMVQGGAISDENGSVGESIYGATFDDENFELKHTRKGMLSMANNGPNTNGSQFSILTTQAPHLDGKCVVFGKLIKGFGVLRAVEYQAVVDDYCSTADVVIIDCGEIPEGEDDGTIDFFKDGDLYPDSPMDLDAKPDSYSWVLSAIESIKVIGNEHYKKKNYKMAIRKYRKAIKYQDLCWEMPDLDQEQSELLRKIKSQILTNSSMCKMKLGDLDGALLDAEYAIRETKDYAKAFYRQGQVYMALNNIDAAVESYQKALELEPTDGCIKKELAIAKKKIADRIDLEKKAFSKIFQ; encoded by the exons ATGGTGAATCCACGCTGCTTCTTGGATATCAGTATCGGCGGCGAACTGGAGGGGAGAATGGTGGTCGAGTTGTACAAGGACGTGGTGCCAAAAACCGCTGAGAATTTCAGAGCTCTCTGCACTGGAGAGAGAGGCCTTGCCTCCGTCACCGGCGTTCCTCTCCACTACAAG GGTTCACGCTTCAGTCGTATTATCAGAGGTTTTATGGTGCAAGGGGGTGCAATTTCTGACGAAAATGGCTCGGTTGGTGAATCCATTTACGGAGCGACGTTTGATGATGAAAATTTTGAGCTAAAACACACAAGGAAAGGGATGCTATCAATGGCCAATAATGGTCCAAATACCAATGGGTCACAATTTTCAATTCTAACAACCCAGGCTCCACACCTAGATGGGAAGTGTGTTGTCTTCGGTAAGTTGATAAAAGGATTTGGAGTGCTACGTGCAGTAGAGTATCAAGCAGTAGTGGATGATTACTGCTCAACTGCTGATGTTGTGATTATCGACTGTGGAGAAATTCCAGAGGGAGAGGATGATGGGACAATTGATTTCTTTAAAGATGGTGATTTGTACCCTGATTCACCGATGGACCTTGATGCTAAACCTGACAGTTACTCATGGGTACTTTCTGCAATAGAATCTATCAAAGTCATTGGGAATGAGCATTATAAG AAAAAAAACTACAAGATGGCTATAAGAAAGTATCGTAAGGCCATCAAATATCAGGATTTGTGCTGGGAGATGCCGGATCTTGATCAAG AGCAGAGTGAACTGCTAAGAAAGATAAAGTCGCAAATACTTACAAACAGCTCT ATGTGTAAGATGAAGTTAGGTGATCTTGATGGGGCATTGCTAGATGCAGAATACGCAATTCGTGAAACAAAAGACTATGCAAAAGCTTTTTACCGTCAAGGCCAG GTATATATGGCACTGAACAACATTGATGCAGCTGTTGAAAGTTATCAAAAAGCATTAGAATTGGAACCAACTGATG GTTGTATAAAGAAAGAGCTTGCTATTGCGAAGAAGAAG ATTGCTGATAGAATTGACCTAGAGAAAAAAGCTTTCTCGAAAATATTTCAGTAA